The Trueperaceae bacterium sequence TCCCGTCAGGTAGCTCGCTTCGTCGCTGAGCAGGAACACCGCGAGGTTCGCGACCTCGTCCGGCGTGCCGTAGCGACCCATCGGGATGGTGCCCTTGAAGGCGTCCTCCTCGGTCGCGCCGACGTTGCTCTCGATGCTCTCCATCATGCGGCCCTTGATCGGCGAGGGGCAGACGGCGTTCACGCGGACGTTCGCCGCCGCCTGCTCGAGCGCCGCGGTCTTCGTGAGGCCCAACACCGCGTGCTTGGAGGCGATGTAGCCCGACAGGCCCGGCGAGCCGATGAGGCCCGCGACGCTGGCGGTGTTGACGACCGCGCCGCCCGACGTCATCTTCGGCAGGACGTGCTTGAGGCCCAAGAACACGCCCCCTACGTTGACCTCCCAGACCTTCATGAAGTCCTCGAACGGGTAGTCGGGGATCGGGGCGGCCGGCCCCTCGATCCCGGCGTTGTTGAAGAACAGATCGATCGCACCGAACGCGTCCATCGCCTTCTGCGCGTACGCCTCCACCTGGCTCGGGTCGCTCACGTCGGCGGTCATGCCCTCCGCGGTGCCGCCGGCCGCCCGCACGGCGTCCACGGTCGCGCGGACGGCGTCGTCGTTGACGTCCACGGCCAGGACCTTCGCGCCCTGCTCGGCGAGCTTCACGGCCGCGGCGCGGCCGATGTCGCCGCCCGCGCCGGTCACGATGGCGGCTTTGCCGGTCATGTCGATCATGGGAACCTCCTGGGTTCGAACCTCGACGGAGCCGTCGGCCTCGGCGCGGACCGCCGAGCCCCATGCGGACGCGCCCTCCCGGGCTCCGTCCTTCGCGTCCGTGTCCCCCGACCCTACCGCCGCGCGCCGCGCCCCGGCGTGGCGCCTGCGTCGCCGCGCGGGCCGGCGTCAGGTCGGGGCGGGGCTGCGGGGGTCCGCGACGGTGACGCGCACCCCGACCGCGGCGAGGCGGGCGAGGTACGCGTCGCCCCCCACCGACGCCGGGGTCGTGACGCCGCCCGCCGCGTCGCTCGCGCCCGCCGCGAACAGGAGCCCCATCTCCGCCAGCATCCGCGCGGTGGCGTCGTAGCCCGGATCCAGGTTCGCCGCGACGTGGGCGCGCACCTCCGCGGCGGGTGCGCCGCCCTCCGGCGGGCAGACGCCGATCAGCGTCGTGCGGAAGAAGCCGCCCGCCCGCGTCCGGGCGCTCGGGCCCTCGCCCGGCGCCGGCAGGAGCCGCGCCGCGGCCCGCCGCGCCGGTCCCCACGCCAGCGTCGCGGCGGCGCCGCCGGTCGCCGCCCCGACCGCCATGGCGCGCGCCCACGTCGGGGCGGCGAAGCGCTCGAGGTAGCGCACGTCCCCCCACGGCTCGCCCGCGAGGAAGCGGGTGCGGCGCACCACCTTCGCGTTCGCGGCGGCCATCACGAACGGGGCGCTCCACGCCCCCACCTCCGGGTGGCGCAGCGGCGTGAGGGGACCCAGCGGGTCGCGCGACGGCGTCCCGCCCGGCGCGAGGACGTCGGGATCGCGGAGCGCCGCGCGGTGCGCGGGGTCGGCCGCGCTGCCCGCGAGCAGGTCGAGACCCGACTGGATCGTCCCGCCGCTCACGCCGCCCGCCGCCGGCCCCACCAGGTGCACGACCTCGCGACAGGCCCGCCCGTGCCGCGCGAGCGCGGCGCGCTGCAGCGCCCACACCCCCAGGTCGGACGGGACGGAGTCGAAGCCCGATGCGTGCACGAGGCGGGCGCCCGACGCCCCGGCGCGCGCGTGCAGGACGTCGACGTTCCGCCGCATCCAGGGGACCTCCGCCGTCAGGTCGGCGTAGTCGGTGCCGGCGTCCGCGGCGGCGTCGACGAGCGGGGTGCCGTAGCGCGCGTACGGCCCGACGGTGGACACCACCGCCCGCGTGCGCGTCGCCAGCGCCCGCATGGCGTCCGCATCGCGCGCGTCCGCCACGATCGGCGCCTGCGGCGCGGGCGTGCCCTCGGGGAGGTCCGCGACGACGGCGGCGAGCTTGGCTGCGTCGCGGCCGCCCACCGTCCAGCGCAGGTCGGCGGGCGCGCGCCGCGCGACGGCGTCCGCCACGAGCCGCCCCGTGAAGCCGGTCGCGCCCCAGACGACGAGGTCGAGGTCCCGGTCGTGCGGCGCGGTGCGGTCGGGGGGCGTGGAGGGGTCGTGCGGGCCGGTGGGGGCATGCGCGGCGTCGCTCATGCCGGCACGCTACCGCCCCACGCGCCCGCGCCGCGTCCGCCCGCATGCTACCCTTCCCCCACCGTGACGCCCCACGAAACCCCGTCCCACACGACGTTTCCCGCGTGAAGCTGCTCTGCGCCGCCGACCTGCACCTCGGGCGTCGCCCGTCGTCGAAGGTCCCGCCCGACCTCGGCGTGGACCCCCGCGACCTCGGGCCCGCCCGCGCGTGGGCGATCCTCGTGGACGACGCCGTCGCCGAGGGGGTGGACGCCGTCCTGATGGCCGGCGACCTCGTCGACGCCGCCGACGACGTCTTCGAGGCGTACGGCCCCCTGAAGGCGGGCGCGGAGGCGCTCGCGCAGGCCGGCATCCCGCTGTACTGCGTCGCGGGCAACCACGACGGCGCGGTGCTTCCGCGCCTCGTGGACGCCGTGGACGGCGTGACGCTGCTCGGGCGGGGCGGCACCTGGGAACGCGCCACGGTGGAGGGGGCGGACGGCGACGCCCTCGACGTCGTCGGCTGGTCGTTCCCCGCCGAGCACCACGAGGGCTCCCCGTTCGACGCGTCC is a genomic window containing:
- a CDS encoding saccharopine dehydrogenase NADP-binding domain-containing protein, whose product is MSDAAHAPTGPHDPSTPPDRTAPHDRDLDLVVWGATGFTGRLVADAVARRAPADLRWTVGGRDAAKLAAVVADLPEGTPAPQAPIVADARDADAMRALATRTRAVVSTVGPYARYGTPLVDAAADAGTDYADLTAEVPWMRRNVDVLHARAGASGARLVHASGFDSVPSDLGVWALQRAALARHGRACREVVHLVGPAAGGVSGGTIQSGLDLLAGSAADPAHRAALRDPDVLAPGGTPSRDPLGPLTPLRHPEVGAWSAPFVMAAANAKVVRRTRFLAGEPWGDVRYLERFAAPTWARAMAVGAATGGAAATLAWGPARRAAARLLPAPGEGPSARTRAGGFFRTTLIGVCPPEGGAPAAEVRAHVAANLDPGYDATARMLAEMGLLFAAGASDAAGGVTTPASVGGDAYLARLAAVGVRVTVADPRSPAPT
- a CDS encoding SDR family NAD(P)-dependent oxidoreductase produces the protein MIDMTGKAAIVTGAGGDIGRAAAVKLAEQGAKVLAVDVNDDAVRATVDAVRAAGGTAEGMTADVSDPSQVEAYAQKAMDAFGAIDLFFNNAGIEGPAAPIPDYPFEDFMKVWEVNVGGVFLGLKHVLPKMTSGGAVVNTASVAGLIGSPGLSGYIASKHAVLGLTKTAALEQAAANVRVNAVCPSPIKGRMMESIESNVGATEEDAFKGTIPMGRYGTPDEVANLAVFLLSDEASYLTGSWYTVDGGSTAS